One Gemmatimonadales bacterium genomic window, CAGCCGGGTCACCCGGTCGACCAGCGCAAGCACCTGCGGCGCTGTACCTCCGAAAACGATGAAACCACCGACGCCCGCCGCAATCGCGCCATCGATGGCTGCGTACTCGTGCTCGAAGCCGGTATCCTCGTGCCAGCGAACGGCTGGTATCACCAGTCGCGCGGCTTTCATGCGGGGGTCACCATACCCAGGACACGAGACCCGCGGGCTCCGGTGGCTCGGGGCAGATTGCCCGGCTGACCATGAATCGTAAGGTAGCCGAGCAGCGCAAAAGCCACGGCTTCCTTGGCATCGCCCGAGAAGAACAGCGCATCGAACCGCTGCAGCTGCCGCCCATGCGCAGCCAGCCCCTGCTCCAGCGCCGAGAACAGGCCGGGATGGTGGCAGCCGCCCCCGGAAACGACCACCTCCCGCGCGGCTGGAACCCAGCGGGCGATGGCGTCCGCAATGCTTCGGGCCGTAAGCGCCACCGCAGTGGCCACACCATCCGGACCCGGACGCGCCTGATGGATGCGGCGCGCGTACTCGCTGCCGAACAGCTCTCGCCCGGTGCTCTTGGGCGGCGGGGCGCTGAAGAACGGATCGGCGAGCAATGAGGCGAGGAGCGTTTCATCGACCGCACCGCGTGCCGCCAACCCACCATCGACATCGTACGGCAGGCTCGGATCGACCAGGCGCGCGACCGCATCGATCAGCGCGACGCCAGGCCCGGTGTCGAAGGCGAAGGCACCCTCGTCCTCGGCCCGGTGGGGTACATATGTCAGGTTGGCCATGCCACCCAGGTTGAGGAGTACCCTGGGCTGCTCCCCGCCAAAGAGCAGCACGTCAGCCATGGGCACCAGCGGCGCACCTTGCCCGCCTGCCGCGACATCGCGCGTCCGGAAGTTGCTGACCACCCGGACGCCGAAGGTCTCGGCGAGCAGGGCCGGTTCGCCCAGCTGCCAGGTAACCGCCGGAGGTTCATGCCAGATCGTCTGGCCGTGGAAGGCAATCAAGTCGAGCTCGCTTGCCTTGCAGTGGGCCAGCGCCAGAACCTGCTGTACCGCCTCGACCGCCCAGGCCCCGATGGCCGCGTGCAGCAGCGCCAGCTCCCGGGTGGTTCCGGCCGCCATGCCGTGCTCCAGCTGGCGCCGGTAGTCCGCGGTGTAAGGCAGGTGCGCAAAAGCCACCAGCTCGGCACGGGTGGGGCCGCTGAACCGGACCAGCGCGGCGTCCATGCCGTCGAGAGAGGTCCCCGACATCAGCCCGACGGCAAGGGTCGGTCGTTCGGTCATGCGTCCCTCACAGGTGGGGGCGGTCCGATCAGCGCTCGGACCCGGTTATCGACCTCAGCCAGCCGAGCCATCGCCTCGGCGTGGGTCGCTCCAGTGCGGACCATCACGATTGCCGCGCGGACGCTGCCGCCGGCGGCGTCGATGGCACGACGCGCCTCGCTTCGTGCCACGCCGGTCACTTCCATCACGATCCGCTCGCTCCGGTCCACCAGCTTGCTGTTCCAGGCCTGCAGATCGACCATCAGGTTGCCGTATGTCTTCCCGAGCCGGACCATCGCAGCCGTCGTCAGGGTGTTGAGGATCAGCTTGGTTGCCGTCCCTGCCTTCATGCGGGTCGACCCCGTGACCACCTCCGGACCGGTCCGCACCACGATGGGAACGTCACAGACAGCCAGAACGTCAGCAGGCAGCTCCGCACACGCCACCATTGCCGTGCGCGCACCGAGCGAGCGAGCCCGCGTCAGGGCACCGCGAACGTAGGGCGTGCCCCCGCTTGCCGCGATCCCGACCACGGTGTCCGCGGGACCGACGCGGTGCTCGTCGATGATCCGCGCCCCGGCCTCCGCATCGTCCTCCGCTCCTTCGGCGGCGCGCGTCAGGGCCGGCAGTCCACCCGCGATGATACCGATCACCATGCCCGGAGCGACCCCGAACGTCGGCGGGCACTCCGAGGCGTCGAGCACGCCGAGCCGGCCGCTGGTTCCGGCCCCGACGTACAGCAGCCGCCCGCCGGCCCGAAACGAGGCCTCGATCAGCTCGACCGTCCGGGCAATCTCCTTACGGGCGCCGGCCACGAGCCCCGGAATCGTTGCGTCCTCGGCGTTGATCAGGTCGACCAGGGCCAGCGGATCGGCTGTATCGATATCGATGGTGCGCGGGTTCCGCCGCTCGGTCAACCGCAACTGCTGGCCATCGGCCATGAGGAATCCCCGTGAGGTCAGGTTAATTTTGTCGGGTTGAGCCAGACTTAGGCAACTCTCGAAAGGGCCCCCGTGACGCGTCTCGTGACGACTCTCATTGCCGCTGCGCTGATCCAGGCGTGCCAGCTCCCCGGACAATCCACCACCGCCGCGGCGCCCGCCATCGATTCGACCTGGGCGCTTCGCGACAGCGCCCGAGTCACCGAGGGCAGCCGCGCAATCGTCGTGTCCGGCAATCCGATTGCCAGCGATGTCGGCAAAGCCATCCTGCAGCGCGGCGGCAACGCAATCGATGCGGCGGTTGCGGTCGGATTTGCGCTCCAGGTGGTGCACCCCGAGGCCGGCAATATCGGTGGGGGCGGATTCATGGTGATCCGGCTCGCGGATGGCAGCGTGCATTCGATCGACTACCGCGAGAAGGCGCCCGCCAAGGCCACCCGCAACATGTATGTCGGCCCCGATGGCAATCCGACGCGGGCCAGCTGGACCGGTCACCTTGCGGCCGGCGTCCCCGGCGCCGTGGCCGGCATGGCGGAGGCGCACAAGCGGTTCGGAAAACTGCCCTGGGCCGATGTCATCGCTCCCGCGATTCAGTTGGCCAGCGATGGCTTCCTCGTCGACGAGTACCGGTCGCGCACCATCGGAAGCGACTCGAGCCGCCTGGTCCGCTTCAGGGCATCCGCGGCGCAGTACCTCCCGGGTGGTCGGCCGCCGCAGCCCGGCACCGTCTGGAAGCAGCCCGATCTCGCCAAAACGCTGAGCGCCATCCAGGCCAACGGTCCCGCAGGATTCTACAGCGGCCCGGTCGCCGACCTGATCGTTGCAGAAATGCGTCGGGGCGGCGGCCTGATCACCAAGGAAGACCTCGCAGGGTACGAGGCCAAGTGGCGCGACCCGCTCTCCTTCAAGTACCGGGGCCACACAGTCTACTCGATGCCGCCAGCCTCGTCCGGCGGTGTCACCCTGGCGCTGATCCTCAACATCCTGGAAGGCTTCGATCCGCTGCCGCCCTTCGGCTCTGCCGCCCTGCTCCATCGCCAGGCCGAAGCCATGCGGCGCGCCTTCGCCGAGCGCAACGCATCGCTCGGCGACCCCGATTTCGTCCAGAATCCGATTGCCCGGATGACCAGCAAGGATCACGCGGCGAGCCGTCGCGCGGAAATCAATCCGGAACGCGCCACCCCGACCACCGATCTGACGCCGATTGCCGACGAGTCGACCGAAACGACGCACTACTCGGTTGTCGACCAGGATGGCAACGCCGTCAGCACCACGACGACGCTCAACGGCAGCTTCGGCAGCGCCGTCACGGTTACCGGGGCCGGCTTCCTGCTCAACAATGAGATGGACGACTTTACCACGGCGCCCGGCAAACCCAACAGCTACGGGCTGGTCCAGGGCGAAGCCAACGCCATCGTGCCCGGCAAGCGAATGCTCTCGGCCATGACGCCCAGCATCGTGCTCGACCCCGATGGCAAGCTGCTGATGGTCGTCGGCACTCCGGGCGGGCCGACCATCATCACCCAGGTCTTCCACATTATTTCCAACGTGATTGACCACAAGATGGACCTGCCGACCGCGCTCGCCATGCCGCGGTTGCATCACCAATCCCTGCCGGATCAGATCGCGCTCGAACGCGGCGGCTTTCAGGCCGAGACGATTGCCGAGCTCGAGCGAATGGGGCACAAGGTCACCTTCCGGAACTATATGGGAGACGTCGAAGCGATCATTCGGACGCCAACTGGCTGGCTCGGAGCGAGTGATCCGCGACGGGGCGGCGGCGGGGCCGGCTACTGAGCGGCCGGGGTAAACGAAACGGGGCAGGCGCTGATCGGCGCCTGCCCCGTTCGCTTGACGAGCAGAGAATCCGTCAGCCGGCCTTCGCTTCGAAGGTGCTGCGCAGCCGGAGCGAGATCCGCGCTCCGCTGGCAACCACCACGTCGCGATCCGCCGAGTTGACCGCGACCGCGGTGCCGGCAGCGGCGCCGATGACGCCACCCACAACCGTGCCCTTCTTGTTGCCGCCGACAACTCGACCAACGATCGCACCGGCCGCCGCACCGGCCCCGACCTTGGCCGCATCGCCCGCTTGGACGCCGCGACCCTTGAGCTCATAGCTCACGCTGGTCGTCACACCATCGATGTCGTATGTCTCGCCCCCGAACGCCACCTGGGTCGCGCGGAGCGACACCTTACCCGAATCCGACTTGTTCTCGGAAACGGCCAGCTCGGAGATGACCAGTGTCACGGTCGCGCCGGCCGGGATGACCACGCGTCCGGCGTCGTCCGTCACGTCATTCGGAACATTGGCGGTGACGGTCTGCCCGACCTTGTGGGTTTTGGTCGAGAACTCGACAGCCGAGGTGAGCGCCACGTTGGTGCCCGACGCCACACTCCGAGTCGCCGGCGCGGCTGGCGGTGCCGGCGTCGGGGCCGGGGCCGGGGCCGGGGCCGGCTGGGCCGCCGGGGGATTCGGCCGCGGAGCCGCCGGACGCGACGGCGCAGGCGCGGGTGCCGGCGTCACGGTCTCGGCCGGCGTTTCAGGCCGGGGCGCATCGTCGAGCACTGCGGTTGAGTCGACCGGGGCCAGGGAGAGGTCTCGACCCGGCTCCTGCTGGTTGGCCCGATCGCCCCTGCCGCAGGCAGCGATCAGGACGAGCAGCGCTGTTCCGACAATCTCTTTGGATCTCATTCGTCCCTCCGTAATGAATCGACCTGTCAACCTGTCTGCTGAGCGTCCGGCGGCCGCAGCCGCCCTCAGCCTGGAGGTCGGCCCGTCGGACCGGTGCTCCCCCGGCTCTGCGCTCATGATACCTATGGAGACGCCCGAGCCGGGGCTGATCGCACTCCAGCGTTGCAATATAGGGCCGTCGGGGCCTTGCCCCGTCCCTCTTACATGAAACGGAGCAGGAAGTCCGGAGTGAGCCGCTGCAGGTAGCCCGCGAGACGAGTGAACTGGCCTGAGGCGATCAAGAGACCGACGATGACGAGGAGCGCGCCACTGAGTCGCTGCACCACGTGCAGATGACGCCGAAATCGCTGGAACCAGTCGAGGAACGACTCGACCGCGAAGGCCGCCACGAGAAACGGCACGGCGAGGCCCGCCGAGTAGGCGACCAGCAACCAGACTCCCCGGCTGAGATCGGCCTCGGTGGCGGCCAGGCTCAGGATGCCGCCGAGAATCGGCCCGATACAAGGACTCCAGCCGGCGCCGAACGCCATGCCGACCAGCACGGAACCCAGGAATCCGACCGGCTTGCGATCGAGCTGGACCCGGTGCTCCTGCGAGAGGAACCCCAATTTGATCACGCCGAGACAGTAGAGCCCGAAGAGGATGATCAGGACCCCGCCGGCGCGCATGATGACGTCTTTGTAGATCCGGAGCGACGCACCAAGCGCGGTGGCGCTGGCGCCCAGCAGCACAAAGATGATGGAAAAGCCGAGCACGAACAGGGTGGCGTGAATCATCGCCAGACGGCGACGCTTCCCGATTTCCTCGAGCGTGAACCCGGTAATGAAGCCGAGGTATGACGGCACCAGCGGAAGCACGCAAGGCGAGAGGAAACTGAGGATCCCCCCGAAAAACGCGACCAGGGGTCCCAGGCTGCCCGACGACTCGGTCATCGTGCCGGCAGCGCCCCGAGTCCGCTCAGATCACCGCTTCGGCACTGCTCGCAGACTCCGTGGATCTCGACCCGATGCCGCTCGTACTGAAACCGGTGCTCGTCCGCGGTGATGCGCAGCATGCGCTCGAGTCGTTCGTTGCTGAACTCGACTACGGCTCCGCAACGCCGGCACACCAGGTGCGCATGTTCGTTGGCTTCGCGGGCGGGCTCGTAACGCTTGTAGCCTTCGCCGAAATCGCGCTCCCGGACCAGCCCGCTCTTGACCAGCGCGTCGACGGTTCGATAGAGGGTTGCCATGCCGACGTGCTCACCGCGTTCGACCAGGCGGCGGCGCAGCAACTCGACAGAAGGATGGTCATCGCTCGACAGGAGCACTTCAGCCACCGTGACCCGCTGACGGGTCACCGGCAACCGACGATCTCGCAGGTAGCGGCGGAATCGCTCGACCAACGCGCTGCTTTCAGCTCGCGTCAGCAACGGCCTCGACCTCCTCCGGAGCCGGCGGGAACCACTGCTCGAGCGGGATCGCAGTCGGCGGCTCCTCGTCGTCCGAGCGCTTCGGTACCAGCGCCAGAAGCTCGGCCAGTGCCTCGATCGGCCCGCTCCCGACCTCCTCGATGGCGGACTCGAACTGTCCGCGGGTCTTACCCTTGACCGTCAGGGCGTACCGCGCCGTGTAGATCCGGCGCCGGTCGCCGTCGATTCGCGACAGGATGGCCGTACCAAAATCCCGCTGCTGATGGCGGATGGTCCGAAACACCCAGAGGCCGTCGAGTTCAGAGACCGGAAGGCCGAGCCGAATTGCCTCCACCAGCCGGGTCCAGCCTTCGCCGACGCCAGGGCCGGTTGCAGTCACACCAGGAGCCATGTTCCCACTGATCATTCAAGGACGAGCGCGCGGGTTGCAACCTGCTCCACCACGCGTGAGGCGGGCGAGTACCCGAGGTATTCCATCGGGAGAAAATAGGCCCTCCCCCGACCCCGTATCAAGCACGCTATCTTGCCCGCATGGTCGGATTGACAGCTTTCTTTGCCGGGCTCGTGCTGGCGGGTCCGGTTCGGATTCAGCCTCCCCCGGTCGAGGCCCCTGATACGCTGCGCCCAGCCCGGCTCGCCCCGGTCGAGGTGCAGGTGACCCGAACCTCTGAACGGTCGCTGCACGTGCCCGCCACCGTCTTCGTGGTCGACAGCGCCACGCTTCGGAGTGCCCAACTGCAGCACGGGCTCGACGAGGTGCTCGGCCGCGTTCCCGGAGTCTATGTCGCCAACCGGTTCAACCCGTCACTGGATCAGCGACTGGCCATTCGGGGCGCCGGGGCCCGGGCCAACTTCGGCGTCCGCGGCGTCAAAGTCCTCCTGGATGGCATGCCACTCACCCTCCCTGACGGCCAGACTCAGTTGTCCAATCTCGACCTCGGGCTGGTCGATCGGATCGAAGTCCTCCTCGGGGCCGCGTCGGCCATGTACGGCAATGCCGGCGGCGGTGTGGTCGCGTTCGAGTCGGCCCTGCCCACCGAGCGATGGTCGGGACGGGTCCGAGCCGGCGGAGGCAGTTTCGGCACCAGTCGGATTGCCGGTCAGCTCGCCGGAAGCGCCGACGCCTGGAGCGGATCGGCGGCCCTGTCACGCTACGCCTCGAGCGGGGTGCGACAGCAGAGTACTAGCAGCGCCACCCAACTCACCCTGACCGGCAACCGCGTCCTCGATGCTCGCTGGCTGCTCAAGGCGCGCTACTACTACGCCGACAGCCCCGAAGCTCAGAACCCCGGGGCGCTGACGCTCGCCGAGCTGCGCGCCAACCGTGACAGTGCCGCCGGCAACAACATTCTGCGCGGCGCCGATAAAGCGGTCCGGCAGCACCAGGCCGGCATCATCCTGACCCACGACAACGGTCGGGGCCGGCGGGCCGATCTGACGGTCTTCGGGCTGACCCGGGACCTGGACAACCCGCTCGCCACGGCGCCCCCGGGCCCGGCGGGGCCGACGGTCGGCACCTTCAGCGCCATTGACCGGGTGGCCGGCGGCATCCGATTGTCCGGCCAGCAGGCCATCGATCAACGTGGCACTCGACTCG contains:
- a CDS encoding anhydro-N-acetylmuramic acid kinase, producing the protein MTERPTLAVGLMSGTSLDGMDAALVRFSGPTRAELVAFAHLPYTADYRRQLEHGMAAGTTRELALLHAAIGAWAVEAVQQVLALAHCKASELDLIAFHGQTIWHEPPAVTWQLGEPALLAETFGVRVVSNFRTRDVAAGGQGAPLVPMADVLLFGGEQPRVLLNLGGMANLTYVPHRAEDEGAFAFDTGPGVALIDAVARLVDPSLPYDVDGGLAARGAVDETLLASLLADPFFSAPPPKSTGRELFGSEYARRIHQARPGPDGVATAVALTARSIADAIARWVPAAREVVVSGGGCHHPGLFSALEQGLAAHGRQLQRFDALFFSGDAKEAVAFALLGYLTIHGQPGNLPRATGARGSRVLGMVTPA
- the murQ gene encoding N-acetylmuramic acid 6-phosphate etherase, coding for MADGQQLRLTERRNPRTIDIDTADPLALVDLINAEDATIPGLVAGARKEIARTVELIEASFRAGGRLLYVGAGTSGRLGVLDASECPPTFGVAPGMVIGIIAGGLPALTRAAEGAEDDAEAGARIIDEHRVGPADTVVGIAASGGTPYVRGALTRARSLGARTAMVACAELPADVLAVCDVPIVVRTGPEVVTGSTRMKAGTATKLILNTLTTAAMVRLGKTYGNLMVDLQAWNSKLVDRSERIVMEVTGVARSEARRAIDAAGGSVRAAIVMVRTGATHAEAMARLAEVDNRVRALIGPPPPVRDA
- the ggt gene encoding gamma-glutamyltransferase; this encodes MTTLIAAALIQACQLPGQSTTAAAPAIDSTWALRDSARVTEGSRAIVVSGNPIASDVGKAILQRGGNAIDAAVAVGFALQVVHPEAGNIGGGGFMVIRLADGSVHSIDYREKAPAKATRNMYVGPDGNPTRASWTGHLAAGVPGAVAGMAEAHKRFGKLPWADVIAPAIQLASDGFLVDEYRSRTIGSDSSRLVRFRASAAQYLPGGRPPQPGTVWKQPDLAKTLSAIQANGPAGFYSGPVADLIVAEMRRGGGLITKEDLAGYEAKWRDPLSFKYRGHTVYSMPPASSGGVTLALILNILEGFDPLPPFGSAALLHRQAEAMRRAFAERNASLGDPDFVQNPIARMTSKDHAASRRAEINPERATPTTDLTPIADESTETTHYSVVDQDGNAVSTTTTLNGSFGSAVTVTGAGFLLNNEMDDFTTAPGKPNSYGLVQGEANAIVPGKRMLSAMTPSIVLDPDGKLLMVVGTPGGPTIITQVFHIISNVIDHKMDLPTALAMPRLHHQSLPDQIALERGGFQAETIAELERMGHKVTFRNYMGDVEAIIRTPTGWLGASDPRRGGGGAGY
- a CDS encoding sulfite exporter TauE/SafE family protein; its protein translation is MTESSGSLGPLVAFFGGILSFLSPCVLPLVPSYLGFITGFTLEEIGKRRRLAMIHATLFVLGFSIIFVLLGASATALGASLRIYKDVIMRAGGVLIILFGLYCLGVIKLGFLSQEHRVQLDRKPVGFLGSVLVGMAFGAGWSPCIGPILGGILSLAATEADLSRGVWLLVAYSAGLAVPFLVAAFAVESFLDWFQRFRRHLHVVQRLSGALLVIVGLLIASGQFTRLAGYLQRLTPDFLLRFM
- a CDS encoding transcriptional repressor, with amino-acid sequence MLTRAESSALVERFRRYLRDRRLPVTRQRVTVAEVLLSSDDHPSVELLRRRLVERGEHVGMATLYRTVDALVKSGLVRERDFGEGYKRYEPAREANEHAHLVCRRCGAVVEFSNERLERMLRITADEHRFQYERHRVEIHGVCEQCRSGDLSGLGALPAR
- a CDS encoding TonB-dependent receptor, with the protein product MVGLTAFFAGLVLAGPVRIQPPPVEAPDTLRPARLAPVEVQVTRTSERSLHVPATVFVVDSATLRSAQLQHGLDEVLGRVPGVYVANRFNPSLDQRLAIRGAGARANFGVRGVKVLLDGMPLTLPDGQTQLSNLDLGLVDRIEVLLGAASAMYGNAGGGVVAFESALPTERWSGRVRAGGGSFGTSRIAGQLAGSADAWSGSAALSRYASSGVRQQSTSSATQLTLTGNRVLDARWLLKARYYYADSPEAQNPGALTLAELRANRDSAAGNNILRGADKAVRQHQAGIILTHDNGRGRRADLTVFGLTRDLDNPLATAPPGPAGPTVGTFSAIDRVAGGIRLSGQQAIDQRGTRLGFGIDLQSMRDDRTNRRSRGGAPTDTIVADQRETATEFGPYLLLHLEPAAGLTVSTATRYDRVAFRVADRHLADGVDQSGRNVMGAFSGSVGASYALSAGLVGYATVASAFETPTTTELVNQANGTIGFNRDLGPQRTLSTEAGLRTSGTIAAHLAVYRSAVRDALVQAREQDGRAYFENAARLTIRGLEIGAAWQPAPWLAAQLSYSHTDARFSRYLLRDGATQVSLDGNLVPGIPRHLFRGVLTANAGPLLVEWDQQLTSQIYADDRNTLAADGWGLGITSIRLRAAAGAGGGLGMAPFVGVSNLWNRRYVASVTVNGFGGRVYEPAPGRWFYAGLEASLRPR